Proteins encoded within one genomic window of Eurosta solidaginis isolate ZX-2024a chromosome 1, ASM4086904v1, whole genome shotgun sequence:
- the Nab2 gene encoding zinc finger CCCH domain-containing protein 13 has translation MDNFGSEIGQKMRSAVKAKLLELGTGGTTGYIDDELPDYVMIMVANKRSKQQMISDLNLFLGSQTDLFVTWLHEVLQKLQEVTLPAVSASKKRKPDPKQEIAPKKERKTNKRERKTSTSKKSTDDVQNTSGHASEKAAATNVPSVPPINSITDVFADVFLEKAKKNLSTAAEAAAHIKKAKGVAKTTSNETTTAKSKITDEKAATEAPTTKEQSFNGAGGDNSTNKKRPTDAQAAASGDREKDLAELAEIQKKIYAAKKHLRQLGELDDENSDYDEDFINLKADGTDDEAESSSPKGHAMTESPHKESKTTKRRSPIIFDAAEKKNNAEKQVEDRNTHFTPPPLSSVATKSNNSNDHRHSTGGRSQTFPQQQSHERERERTNERDRERNRERERNDRDRERTNERGRERINERERQQHNNDREREHNSERERQRNNERDHEKQRDRDGERDKAVGAPNRRPVHERLGARHQTGRDAQPQARRQREDKKLFVPSFRRKENDNARERDRDRGQQEKDHNRERERERERTKEKERQREREKERERQKIRTTERPRGRSEDRRKDRDLENEREGQRDRTKEQSRDLSNKRKENEPKLRRSLSPVIRRTTTTSSNEKRALPNLTVSTIVEPEQNKQSDNEDDSAEGSSSTTDSSSGSDETSDDENDTPPHSPQTQRQRIGSRVIVAPIKQVESSEEEEDKSVNSVIKIKPRVAVSPSKQACKALLLRAVAEAQRSTNVKSRPKKTSNIIKDPTDERKLYTKAYRDRLNRGAKVTSTSNLFKRATQNLVIKVEREPLQKRKRSPIDEEVDGDQLVHSDVNEEYDEDMEETYVPGKVLQRVDSNIKYMFVPKMIRIKNDESKNNESESSDQVNDDVNEIADGSLEKSAERKTQFVVTLNDEKSLKFMSKRARSESPLQQVSSSSSVPRFKRAEASSTTTTARSNQTTRSQPTGRTNIKSRLSGKVVPTTSSAQHISDRESSNSMSATPPLRNSDIKEKFRKSKDVTKIIIQNDTDDEEIMSPKKLSSTIVVSNDSSHQRKHKRAHSEERSTTPPPARKLDTNLERKTSPKRKRTLSNNQRDVRSRDMDCYVDDDGEPSPSKKYSKKEDSAHERERERERGRERERERARERDIERAASRDYSGDRHSGEERRKISTRNLEAKKYDNIPSLSSVALDSSAVRVLKTKERCKYHPNCIKQFCDFYHPTLPCKSFPNCKYADKCLYSHPSCKYDLACTNLDCNFAHSGQRDPAQLVPQAPPLSSHVVPVQNYKSISATAATGSTMCKYYPTCTKVGCTFYHPKPCKFGKNCINKLECQFYHHEVQSSNKFKWVASVV, from the exons ATGGATAATTTTGGCAGTGAAATTGGTCAAAAAATGCGG AGTGCCGTAAAGGCCAAACTCTTGGAGTTGGGTACGGGTGGCACTACCGGTTACATAGATGATGAATTGCCTGATTATGTGATGATTATGGTGGCAAACAAACGTTCCAAACAACAGATGATTTCCGACCTTAATCTCTTTCTCGGGTCACAGACCGATTTATTCGTAACATGGCTACACGAGGTACTTCAAAAGTTGCAGGAGGTTACTTTACCAGCTGTTAGTG CCTCAAAAAAGAGGAAACCAGATCCCAAACAGGAAATAGCACCTAAAAAGGAACGCAAGACCAATAAGAGGGAACGTAAAACATCAACTTCCAAAAAATCTACAGACGATGTGCAGAATACATCTGGTCATGCCAGCGAAAAAGCAGCTGCAACAAATGTGCCATCGGTGCCACCAATCAACTCTATTACGGATGTGTTTGCAGATGTATTCCttgaaaaagctaaaaaaaatctGAGCACAGCAGCTGAAGCAGCAGCACATATTAAGAAAGCTAAAGGCGTTGCTAAAACCACAAGCAATGAAACTACGACAGCAAAAAGCAAAATCACTGATGAAAAAGCTGCTACAGAAGCACCAACCACTAAAGAACAAAGTTTTAATGGTGCTGGTGGTGATAATAGTACGAACAAGAAAAGACCAACGGATGCGCAGGCAGCAGCTAGTGGAGATCGTGAGAAAGATTTAGCTGAGTTAGCGGAAATACAAAAGAAGATTTATGCTGCAAAAAAGCATTTGCGGCAATTAGGCGAACTGGATGATGAAAATAGTGATTATGATgaagattttattaatttgaaggcAGATGGCACAGACGACGAAGCGGAAAGTTCGAGTCCCAAAGGCCATGCAATG ACTGAAAGTCCACACAAAGAATCAAAAACTACCAAGAGAAGAAGTCCAATTATTTTTGATGCTGCTGAAAAGAAAAATAATGCCGAAAAGCAAGTAGAAGACAGAAATACTCATTTCACACCACCTCCACTGAGCTCTGTGGCAACAAAAAGTAACAATAGCAATGATCACCGGCACAGCACTGGCGGACGAAGCCAAACATTTCCTCAACAGCAAAGTCATGAACGCGAAAGAGAGCGTACGAACGAACGTGATCGTGAACGCAATCGCGAGCGTGAACGTAACGACCGCGACCGTGAACGTACTAATGAACGTGGGCGTGAACGTATTAACGAACGCGAACGTCAACAACATAATAACGACCGTGAACGTGAACATAATAGCGAACGTGAACGCCAGCGTAATAATGAACGTGATCATGAGAAGCAAAGAGATCGTGATGGAGAACGTGATAAGGCTGTGGGTGCACCAAATAGAAGGCCAGTGCATGAACGTTTAGGCGCACGTCACCAAACAGGACGTGATGCGCAGCCACAAGCGCGCCGCCAACGTGAAGATAAAAAGCTGTTCGTGCCCTCCTTTCGACGAAAAGAGAATGACAATGCCCGTGAACGCGACAGAGACCGTGGTCAACAAGAAAAGGATCATAATAGAGAGCGCGAGCGTGAACGTGAAAGAACCAAGGAAAAAGAACGTCAACGTGAACGAGAAAAAGAACGAGAACGACAGAAAATTCGCACCACAGAGAGGCCGCGAGGCAGAAGTGAAGATAGGCGTAAAGATCGCGATTTGGAAAATGAGCGCGAAGGCCAAAGAGATCGTACCAAGGAACAAAGCCGTGATCTATCTAATAAGCgtaaggaaaatgaaccgaaacTGCGCCGCTCGCTGTCACCTGTAATACGTCGCACAACCACCACTTCTAGTAATGAAAAACGTGCACTGCCCAATCTTACCGTATCGACCATTGTAGAACCTGAGCAAAATAAGCAAAGCGATAACGAAGATGATAGCGCAGAAGGGTCTTCCTCTACAACAGATTCTTCCTCAGGTAGCGACGAGACCAGTGACGATGAAAATGACACACCACCACATTCGCCACAAACTCAACGACAACGTATCGGCTCGCGTGTTATTGTGGCGCCTATAAAACAAGTTGAATCATCAGAGGAAGAAGAGGACAAATCTGTAAATTCGGTCATAAAAATTAAACCACGTGTGGCAGTATCGCCCAGTAAGCAAGCTTGCAAAGCGTTACTGTTACGTGCGGTCGCCGAAGCACAACGCTCCACTAACGTCAAATCGAGGCCAAAGAAAACAAGCAATATCATTAAAGACCCAACAGATGAACGCAAACTCTATACAAAAGCTTATCGCGATAGATTGAATCGCGGCGCTAAAGTTACTTCCACATCCAACTTGTTTAAGCGTGCCACCCAGAATTTAGTAATCAAAGTGGAAAGAGAACCATTGCAAAAACGAAAGCGGAGTCCCATCGATGAGGAGGTTGATGGTGATCAGTTAGTACATAGTGATGTTAATGAAGAATACGATGAAGATATGGAAGAAACATATGTACCCGGAAAAGTATTGCAGCGTGTTGACTCAAATatcaaatatatgtttgtaccgAAAATGATACGAATTAAAAATGATGAATCAAAAAATAATGAAAGCGAAAG TTCTGATCAAGTCAACGACGATGTAAACGAAATTGCAGATGGGTCATTAGAAAAAAGCGCTGAGAGAAAAACACAATTTGTGGTTACACTTAATG ACGAGAAATCATTGAAGTTTATGTCGAAAAGAGCACGTTCCGAGTCACCATTGCAGCAAGTGTCATCATCGTCCTCAGTTCCACGTTTTAAACGTGCCGAAGCATCCTCCACGACGACAACCGCAAGATCAAATCAAACTACACGCAGTCAACCAACTGGCCGTACAAACATTAAATCGCGTCTTTCAGGCAAAGTGGTGCCAACAACATCCAGCGCACAACATATTAGTGATCGTGAATCATCAAACTCAATGTCAGCAACACCACCATTGCGTAACTCagatataaaagaaaaatttcgtaAATCAAAAGATGTCACAAAAATCATAATACAAAATGATACAGACGATGAAGAGATTATGAGTCCAAAGAAGCTATCTTCAACTATTGTTGTTAGTAACGACAGTAGCCACCAACGTAAGCATAAACGCGCACATAGCGAAGAACGTTCAACTACACCACCTCCAGCAAGAAAACTAGATACAAATTTGGAAAGAAAAACATCGCCAAAACGAAAACGCACGTTATCCAACAATCAACGTGATGTTAGATCACGTGATATGGATTGTTATGTTGACGACGATGGAGAACCGTCGCCAAGTAAAAAGTATTCGAAAAAGGAGGATAGTGCGCATGAGCGTGAGCGTGAACGTGAACGTGGTCGAGAAAGAGAACGGGAACGTGCTCGTGAACGTGATATTGAACGTGCTGCATCACGCGATTATTCGGGAGATCGCCATAGTGGCGAAGAGCGACGCAAAATATCAACGCGCAATTTGGAAGCGAAGAAGTATGACAACATACCATCTC TAAGCTCAGTTGCGTTAGACTCTTCAGCAGTACGTGTTTTAAAAACAAAAGAGCGTTGTAAATATCATCCGAATTGCATAAaacaattttgtgatttttatcaCCCGACGCTACCATGTAAAAGTTTTCCGAATTGCAAATATGCCGATAAATGTTTGTACTCGCATCCAAGTTGCAAATATGATCTCGCTTGCACAAATTTGGATTGTAATTTTGCGCATAGTGGACAGCGTGATCCGGCACAATTGGTGCCACAAGCGCCGCCATTAT CCTCACACGTCGTGCCTGTACAAAACTATAAATCAATTTCAGCCACAGCAGCTACAGGTTCCACTATGTGTAAATATTATCCTACTTGCACAAAAGTGGGCTGCACTTTTTATCATCCGAAGCCATGTAAGTTTGGCAAGAATTGCATTAATAAATTAGAATGTCAATTCTACCATCATGAAGTGCAGAGCAGCAACAAATTCAAATGGGTTGCATCGGTTGTTTAA
- the LOC137249784 gene encoding fructose-bisphosphate aldolase isoform X1: MKVGNQVAKAALRLKLPPLKEVHFILVSHFQHHTLKNQIFNMTTYFNYPSKELQEELSRIARAIVAPGKGILAADESVSTMGKRLQDIGVENTDENRRQYRQLLFTTDPKLGENISGVILFHETLYQKADDGTPFVELLKKRGIIPGIKVDKGVVPLFGSEDECTTQGLDDLAARCAQYKKDDCDFAKWRCVLKIGKNTPSYQSILENANVLARYASICQSQRIVPIVEPEVLPDGEHDLDRAQKVTETVLAAVYKALNDHHVYLEGTLLKPNMVTAGQSCPKKYTPEQVALATVEALRRTVPAAVPGITFLSGGQSEEEASVHLNAINNVSLLKPWALTFSYGRALQASVLRAWGGKKENIGAGQNELLKRAKANGESAVGKYVAGSVVGAGADAALFVANHAY; this comes from the exons ATGAAAGTCGGCAACCAAGTAGCTAAAGCTGCATTACGTTTGAAGTTGCCACCGTTGAAGGAGGTGCATTTTATTTTAGTGAG TCATTTTCAACATCatacccttaaaaatcaaatctTCAACATGACTACCTACTTCAACTACCCATCAAAGGAATTGCAGGAGGAGCTTAGCCGCATTGCGCGCGCTATTGTTGCACCCGGAAAGGGTATCCTCGCTGCTGATGAATCAGTTTCCACAATGGGTAAACGTCTGCAGGATATTGGTGTTGAAAATACTGATGAAAACCGTCGCCAATACCGTCAGCTGTTGTTCACCACTGACCCTAAGCTTGGTGAGAATATTTCCGGTGTGATTTTGTTCCACGAAACATTGTACCAAAAGGCTGATGACGGCACACCATTTGTTGAGTTGTTGAAGAAGCGTGGCATCATCCCCGGCATTAAGGTCGACAAGGGTGTTGTGCCATTGTTCGGCTCGGAAGACGAGTGCACCACTCAGG GTTTGGATGATTTGGCTGCACGTTGCGCACAATACAAGAAGGATGATTGTGATTTCGCTAAATGGCGTTGCGTCTTGAAAATCGGCAAGAACACACCTTCCTACCAATCCATCTTGGAGAATGCTAACGTTTTAGCGCGTTATGCCTCTATCTGTCAATCTCAGCGCATTGTACCAATTGTTGAACCCGAGGTATTGCCCGATGGTGAACACGATTTAGATCGCGCACAAAAGGTGACCGAAACTGTATTAGCTGCTGTCTACAAGGCGTTGAATGATCATCACGTCTACCTGGAGGGTACTCTATTGAAACCAAATATGGTGACAGCTGGTCAATCATGCCCCAAAAAGTACACACCCGAACAAGTAGCGTTAGCCACGGTTGAAGCTTTACGCAGAACTGTACCAGCTGCTGTACCCG GCATTACATTCTTGTCTGGTGGGCAGTCTGAGGAGGAAGCTTCTGTACACTTAAATGCCATCAATAATGTGTCATTATTGAAACCATGGGCATTGACGTTCTCATATGGACGTGCCCTGCAAGCTTCCGTATTGCGCGCATGGGGTGGAAAGAAGGAAAATATTGGTGCTGGTCAAAATGAGCTGTTGAAACGCGCGAAG
- the LOC137249784 gene encoding fructose-bisphosphate aldolase isoform X2 encodes MKVGNQVAKAALRLKLPPLKEVHFILVSHFQHHTLKNQIFNMTTYFNYPSKELQEELSRIARAIVAPGKGILAADESVSTMGKRLQDIGVENTDENRRQYRQLLFTTDPKLGENISGVILFHETLYQKADDGTPFVELLKKRGIIPGIKVDKGVVPLFGSEDECTTQGLDDLAARCAQYKKDDCDFAKWRCVLKIGKNTPSYQSILENANVLARYASICQSQRIVPIVEPEVLPDGEHDLDRAQKVTETVLAAVYKALNDHHVYLEGTLLKPNMVTAGQSCPKKYTPEQVALATVEALRRTVPAAVPGITFLSGGQSEEEASVHLNAINNVSLLKPWALTFSYGRALQASVLRAWGGKKENIGAGQNELLKRAKANGLACQGIYVPGSIPSFAANASLFVASHKY; translated from the exons ATGAAAGTCGGCAACCAAGTAGCTAAAGCTGCATTACGTTTGAAGTTGCCACCGTTGAAGGAGGTGCATTTTATTTTAGTGAG TCATTTTCAACATCatacccttaaaaatcaaatctTCAACATGACTACCTACTTCAACTACCCATCAAAGGAATTGCAGGAGGAGCTTAGCCGCATTGCGCGCGCTATTGTTGCACCCGGAAAGGGTATCCTCGCTGCTGATGAATCAGTTTCCACAATGGGTAAACGTCTGCAGGATATTGGTGTTGAAAATACTGATGAAAACCGTCGCCAATACCGTCAGCTGTTGTTCACCACTGACCCTAAGCTTGGTGAGAATATTTCCGGTGTGATTTTGTTCCACGAAACATTGTACCAAAAGGCTGATGACGGCACACCATTTGTTGAGTTGTTGAAGAAGCGTGGCATCATCCCCGGCATTAAGGTCGACAAGGGTGTTGTGCCATTGTTCGGCTCGGAAGACGAGTGCACCACTCAGG GTTTGGATGATTTGGCTGCACGTTGCGCACAATACAAGAAGGATGATTGTGATTTCGCTAAATGGCGTTGCGTCTTGAAAATCGGCAAGAACACACCTTCCTACCAATCCATCTTGGAGAATGCTAACGTTTTAGCGCGTTATGCCTCTATCTGTCAATCTCAGCGCATTGTACCAATTGTTGAACCCGAGGTATTGCCCGATGGTGAACACGATTTAGATCGCGCACAAAAGGTGACCGAAACTGTATTAGCTGCTGTCTACAAGGCGTTGAATGATCATCACGTCTACCTGGAGGGTACTCTATTGAAACCAAATATGGTGACAGCTGGTCAATCATGCCCCAAAAAGTACACACCCGAACAAGTAGCGTTAGCCACGGTTGAAGCTTTACGCAGAACTGTACCAGCTGCTGTACCCG GCATTACATTCTTGTCTGGTGGGCAGTCTGAGGAGGAAGCTTCTGTACACTTAAATGCCATCAATAATGTGTCATTATTGAAACCATGGGCATTGACGTTCTCATATGGACGTGCCCTGCAAGCTTCCGTATTGCGCGCATGGGGTGGAAAGAAGGAAAATATTGGTGCTGGTCAAAATGAGCTGTTGAAACGCGCGAAG
- the LOC137249784 gene encoding fructose-bisphosphate aldolase isoform X3, translated as MTTYFNYPSKELQEELSRIARAIVAPGKGILAADESVSTMGKRLQDIGVENTDENRRQYRQLLFTTDPKLGENISGVILFHETLYQKADDGTPFVELLKKRGIIPGIKVDKGVVPLFGSEDECTTQGLDDLAARCAQYKKDDCDFAKWRCVLKIGKNTPSYQSILENANVLARYASICQSQRIVPIVEPEVLPDGEHDLDRAQKVTETVLAAVYKALNDHHVYLEGTLLKPNMVTAGQSCPKKYTPEQVALATVEALRRTVPAAVPGITFLSGGQSEEEASVHLNAINNVSLLKPWALTFSYGRALQASVLRAWGGKKENIGAGQNELLKRAKANGESAVGKYVAGSVVGAGADAALFVANHAY; from the exons ATGACTACCTACTTCAACTACCCATCAAAGGAATTGCAGGAGGAGCTTAGCCGCATTGCGCGCGCTATTGTTGCACCCGGAAAGGGTATCCTCGCTGCTGATGAATCAGTTTCCACAATGGGTAAACGTCTGCAGGATATTGGTGTTGAAAATACTGATGAAAACCGTCGCCAATACCGTCAGCTGTTGTTCACCACTGACCCTAAGCTTGGTGAGAATATTTCCGGTGTGATTTTGTTCCACGAAACATTGTACCAAAAGGCTGATGACGGCACACCATTTGTTGAGTTGTTGAAGAAGCGTGGCATCATCCCCGGCATTAAGGTCGACAAGGGTGTTGTGCCATTGTTCGGCTCGGAAGACGAGTGCACCACTCAGG GTTTGGATGATTTGGCTGCACGTTGCGCACAATACAAGAAGGATGATTGTGATTTCGCTAAATGGCGTTGCGTCTTGAAAATCGGCAAGAACACACCTTCCTACCAATCCATCTTGGAGAATGCTAACGTTTTAGCGCGTTATGCCTCTATCTGTCAATCTCAGCGCATTGTACCAATTGTTGAACCCGAGGTATTGCCCGATGGTGAACACGATTTAGATCGCGCACAAAAGGTGACCGAAACTGTATTAGCTGCTGTCTACAAGGCGTTGAATGATCATCACGTCTACCTGGAGGGTACTCTATTGAAACCAAATATGGTGACAGCTGGTCAATCATGCCCCAAAAAGTACACACCCGAACAAGTAGCGTTAGCCACGGTTGAAGCTTTACGCAGAACTGTACCAGCTGCTGTACCCG GCATTACATTCTTGTCTGGTGGGCAGTCTGAGGAGGAAGCTTCTGTACACTTAAATGCCATCAATAATGTGTCATTATTGAAACCATGGGCATTGACGTTCTCATATGGACGTGCCCTGCAAGCTTCCGTATTGCGCGCATGGGGTGGAAAGAAGGAAAATATTGGTGCTGGTCAAAATGAGCTGTTGAAACGCGCGAAG